One region of Culex pipiens pallens isolate TS chromosome 2, TS_CPP_V2, whole genome shotgun sequence genomic DNA includes:
- the LOC120413135 gene encoding dihydrolipoyllysine-residue acetyltransferase component of pyruvate dehydrogenase complex, mitochondrial isoform X1, giving the protein MLRTIAVRNERLLLQGSRKVVLRDTASRALSCEAVRRNAVQKNAQRWTSITSSSNAGPKVTLQVNFVRGYCSSYPEHSKVMLPALSPTMELGTIVSWEKKEGDKLNEGDLLAEIETDKATMGFETPEEGYLAKILVQAGQKDVPIGKLVCIIVENEADVAAFKDYKDTGAPAAAPAAAAAPPPPAAAPPVATPPPMAAAPPPPPAAPAAAAPLTAVEQRGPRVYASPMAKKLAEQQRLRLEGRGSGLFGSLTSKDLAGMQAAGAPAAAHAPAAGPAKIPAGAAYVDLPVSNIRGVIAKRLLESKTTIPHYYLTVDCNMDQINKLRAKFNKQLEKDGVKLSINDFIIKAAAMACKKVPEANSAWMDTVIRQFDAVDVSVAVSTDRGLITPIVFGADRKGLADISKDVKSLAAKARDGKLQPQEFQGGTFSVSNLGMFGVTHFCAIINPPQSCILAIGGTQKRVVPDKDSEQGWKESDFVAVTLSCDHRTVDGAVGARWLQYFRQFLEDPHSMLL; this is encoded by the exons AAACGCCCAACGATGGACCAgcatcaccagcagcagcaacgccGGTCCCAAAGTAACCCTGCAGGTCAACTTTGTCCGCGGCTACTGCAGCAGCTATCCGGAACACTCGAAGGTCATGCTGCCGGCCCTATCGCCAACCATGGAGCTGGGCACGATCGTCAGCTGGGAGAAGAAGGAAGGCGACAAGCTGAACGAAG GTGACCTGCTGGCGGAAATCGAAACCGACAAAGCCACCATGGGCTTCGAGACGCCCGAGGAGGGTTATCTGGCCAAGATTTTGGTGCAGGCCGGCCAGAAGGACGTCCCGATTGGCAAGCTGGTGTGTATCATCGTTGAGAACGAGGCCGACGTTGCGGCGTTCAAGGATTACAAAGACACCGGAGCTCCGGCCGCGGCACCGGCAGCAGCTGCCGCTCCGCCACCACCTGCCGCGGCTCCACCGGTAGCTACTCCACCGCCAATGGCTGCGGCACCACCTCCACCACCAGCGGCACCGGCGGCGGCCGCTCCGTTGACCGCCGTTGAACAGCGTGGCCCGCGAGTCTACGCCAGTCCGATGGCGAAAAAGCTGGCCGAACAGCAGCGACTGCGATTGGAAG GTCGTGGCTCCGGCCTGTTCGGCTCACTAACGTCTAAGGATCTTGCAGGTATGCAGGCCGCTGGCGCTCCTGCAGCCGCGCACGCACCTGCCGCCGGCCCGGCCAAGATTCCGGCGGGAGCGGCCTACGTGGACCTTCCGGTGTCCAACATCCGTGGCGTGATCGCCAAGCGGCTGCTCGAGTCCAAGACGACCATTCCGCACTACTATCTGACCGTGGACTGCAACATGGACCAGATCAACAAGCTGCGCGCCAAGTTCAACAAACAGCTCGAGAAGGACGGCGTCAAGCTGTCGATCAACGACTTTATCATCAAGGCGGCCGCGATGGCCTGCAAGAAGGTCCCGGAGGCGAACTCCGCCTGGATGGACACCGTCATCAGACA ATTTGACGCCGTGGACGTGTCGGTGGCGGTCTCGACCGATCGTGGCCTCATCACTCCGATCGTGTTCGGCGCGGACCGCAAGGGACTGGCCGACATCTCCAAGGACGTGAAGTCGCTGGCGGCGAAGGCTCGCGACGGCAAGCTGCAGCCGCAGGAGTTCCAGGGCGGCACCTTCAGCGTGTCCAACCTGGGCATGTTCGGCGTGACGCACTTTTGTGCCATCATCAACCCGCCCCAGAGCTGCATCCTGGCCATCGGTGGCACCCAGAAGCGCGTCGTACCTGACAAGGACTCGGAACAAGG CTGGAAGGAAAGCGACTTCGTTGCGGTGACCCTGAGCTGTGACCACCGCACCGTGGACGGTGCCGTCGGTGCCCGCTGGCTGCAGTATTTCCGTCAGTTCCTGGAAGATCCCCACTCGATGCTGCTGTAA
- the LOC120413135 gene encoding dihydrolipoyllysine-residue acetyltransferase component of pyruvate dehydrogenase complex, mitochondrial isoform X2, with protein sequence MLRTIAVRNERLLLQGSRKVVLRDTASRALSCEAVRRNAVQKNAQRWTSITSSSNAGPKVTLQVNFVRGYCSSYPEHSKVMLPALSPTMELGTIVSWEKKEGDKLNEGDLLAEIETDKATMGFETPEEGYLAKILVQAGQKDVPIGKLVCIIVENEADVAAFKDYKDTGAPAAAPAAAAAPPPPAAAPPVATPPPMAAAPPPPPAAPAAAAPLTAVEQRGPRVYASPMAKKLAEQQRLRLEGMQAAGAPAAAHAPAAGPAKIPAGAAYVDLPVSNIRGVIAKRLLESKTTIPHYYLTVDCNMDQINKLRAKFNKQLEKDGVKLSINDFIIKAAAMACKKVPEANSAWMDTVIRQFDAVDVSVAVSTDRGLITPIVFGADRKGLADISKDVKSLAAKARDGKLQPQEFQGGTFSVSNLGMFGVTHFCAIINPPQSCILAIGGTQKRVVPDKDSEQGWKESDFVAVTLSCDHRTVDGAVGARWLQYFRQFLEDPHSMLL encoded by the exons AAACGCCCAACGATGGACCAgcatcaccagcagcagcaacgccGGTCCCAAAGTAACCCTGCAGGTCAACTTTGTCCGCGGCTACTGCAGCAGCTATCCGGAACACTCGAAGGTCATGCTGCCGGCCCTATCGCCAACCATGGAGCTGGGCACGATCGTCAGCTGGGAGAAGAAGGAAGGCGACAAGCTGAACGAAG GTGACCTGCTGGCGGAAATCGAAACCGACAAAGCCACCATGGGCTTCGAGACGCCCGAGGAGGGTTATCTGGCCAAGATTTTGGTGCAGGCCGGCCAGAAGGACGTCCCGATTGGCAAGCTGGTGTGTATCATCGTTGAGAACGAGGCCGACGTTGCGGCGTTCAAGGATTACAAAGACACCGGAGCTCCGGCCGCGGCACCGGCAGCAGCTGCCGCTCCGCCACCACCTGCCGCGGCTCCACCGGTAGCTACTCCACCGCCAATGGCTGCGGCACCACCTCCACCACCAGCGGCACCGGCGGCGGCCGCTCCGTTGACCGCCGTTGAACAGCGTGGCCCGCGAGTCTACGCCAGTCCGATGGCGAAAAAGCTGGCCGAACAGCAGCGACTGCGATTGGAAG GTATGCAGGCCGCTGGCGCTCCTGCAGCCGCGCACGCACCTGCCGCCGGCCCGGCCAAGATTCCGGCGGGAGCGGCCTACGTGGACCTTCCGGTGTCCAACATCCGTGGCGTGATCGCCAAGCGGCTGCTCGAGTCCAAGACGACCATTCCGCACTACTATCTGACCGTGGACTGCAACATGGACCAGATCAACAAGCTGCGCGCCAAGTTCAACAAACAGCTCGAGAAGGACGGCGTCAAGCTGTCGATCAACGACTTTATCATCAAGGCGGCCGCGATGGCCTGCAAGAAGGTCCCGGAGGCGAACTCCGCCTGGATGGACACCGTCATCAGACA ATTTGACGCCGTGGACGTGTCGGTGGCGGTCTCGACCGATCGTGGCCTCATCACTCCGATCGTGTTCGGCGCGGACCGCAAGGGACTGGCCGACATCTCCAAGGACGTGAAGTCGCTGGCGGCGAAGGCTCGCGACGGCAAGCTGCAGCCGCAGGAGTTCCAGGGCGGCACCTTCAGCGTGTCCAACCTGGGCATGTTCGGCGTGACGCACTTTTGTGCCATCATCAACCCGCCCCAGAGCTGCATCCTGGCCATCGGTGGCACCCAGAAGCGCGTCGTACCTGACAAGGACTCGGAACAAGG CTGGAAGGAAAGCGACTTCGTTGCGGTGACCCTGAGCTGTGACCACCGCACCGTGGACGGTGCCGTCGGTGCCCGCTGGCTGCAGTATTTCCGTCAGTTCCTGGAAGATCCCCACTCGATGCTGCTGTAA
- the LOC120413142 gene encoding uncharacterized protein LOC120413142, translating into MANQLSTVVFLVVLLGYVHGLRVNMTRFSNCQDLKLQYDRIPVSLTKVTFDRDADGVANTMHAEYDVRAASEEVQWELILTSYKCPLGGGSTICVDNPKEYVEEMHCDRFHADDSGPWFMLSSAMSNGDKCGRAEGHFNLDSAILKIKYLQAYTELGTGTYRIKMLFHVPHTDMAEKNVKGCCEMDFDVID; encoded by the exons ATGGCCAACCAGTTATCAACGGTAGTTTTCCTGGTCGTTTTGCTGGGCTACGTTCATGGATTG CGCGTGAACATGACCAGATTTTCAAACTGTCAAGATCTGAAGCTGCAGTACGACCGTATTCCGGTTTCCCTCACGAAAGTTACGTTCGATCGCGACGCGGACGGCGTGGCCAACACAATGCATGCCGAGTACGACGTGCGGGCGGCTAGCGAAGAAGTGCAGTGGGAACTGATTCTAACCAGCTACAAGTGTCCGCTGGGTGGTGGTTCCACGATCTGCGTGGACAATCCGAAGGAGTACGTAGAGGAAATGCACTGCGATCGGTTCCACGCGGACGATTCCGGACCGTGGTTCATGCTGTCGAGTGCGATGTCAAACGGAGATAAATGTGGCAGGGCTGAGGGACACTTCAACCTTGATTCggcgattttgaaaattaagtatcTTCAAGCTTATACCGAGCTGGGCACGGGAACGTACCGCATCAAGATGCTTTTCCATGTGCCACATACGGATATGGCGGAGAAGAACGTTAAGGGATGCTGCGAGATGGACTTTGATGTGATTGATTAG